In a single window of the Candidatus Nanopelagicales bacterium genome:
- the gmk gene encoding guanylate kinase gives MIRWCDLLVVSGPSGVGKGTVIAELLHRRPDVWLSVSTTTRSPRPGEEHGRSYFFVSRPEFEEMAAAGGFLEWAEYAGNLYGTAQAPVAERIAAGQPVVLEIDLAGARQVRQRHPDALFVFLAPPDTAELRRRLAGRGTESGPDAEARLQRAVAEMEAADEFDHVVTNSLVSESVDQLLQLWDTRRA, from the coding sequence GTGATCCGCTGGTGTGACCTTCTCGTCGTCAGCGGACCCTCGGGTGTGGGCAAGGGCACCGTCATTGCCGAACTGCTGCACCGCCGCCCCGACGTGTGGCTGTCGGTATCGACCACCACCCGATCGCCGCGACCGGGGGAGGAGCACGGACGGTCGTACTTCTTCGTGTCGCGACCGGAATTCGAGGAAATGGCGGCTGCGGGCGGATTCCTCGAGTGGGCCGAATACGCCGGCAATCTCTACGGCACCGCACAGGCGCCGGTGGCCGAACGGATCGCCGCCGGTCAGCCTGTCGTTCTCGAGATCGACCTGGCCGGTGCCCGCCAGGTCCGCCAGCGTCACCCCGACGCACTGTTCGTCTTCCTCGCCCCACCCGACACTGCCGAGCTGAGGCGTCGTTTGGCAGGGCGCGGCACCGAGAGTGGTCCGGACGCCGAAGCCAGACTGCAGCGAGCCGTCGCCGAGATGGAAGCCGCCGACGAGTTCGACCACGTGGTCACGAATTCGCTGGTGTCCGAGTCCGTCGATCAGTTGCTACAGTTGTGGGACACCCGTCGCGCCTGA
- the coaBC gene encoding bifunctional phosphopantothenoylcysteine decarboxylase/phosphopantothenate--cysteine ligase CoaBC: MPADLTGLRIVVGVCGGIAAYKAAALVRLLTEDGADVTVVPTESALRFVGAPTWEALSGKPVSTTVWERVPDVQHVLLGQSADLVVVAPATANLLGKAAAGLADDLLTTTLLTAHGPVVMAPAMHTEMWQHPATEANVATLRRRGVRVIEPDVGRLTGSDSGPGRLPEPAQIVAECRAALGSAHDLAGRRILISAGGTREPIDPVRFLGNRSSGRMGWALARTAVARGAEVTVVAANVSLPTPANVDRTDVITAADLHEEMRARQADHDIVVMCAAVADFRPRTVSDAKLKKGSDSEPQSIELERTPDVLADLVTHRSPGQVIVGFAAETGDSNADALTHARAKLAAKGCDFLVVNDVGGGSVFGADDNEVVVLDATGAAVTIDRADKTRIADSVWDRLLAVSAG, from the coding sequence GTGCCCGCCGACCTGACCGGTCTGCGCATCGTGGTCGGCGTGTGCGGCGGGATCGCCGCGTACAAAGCCGCGGCACTGGTCCGGCTTCTCACCGAAGATGGCGCCGACGTGACTGTGGTGCCGACCGAGTCCGCTTTGCGCTTCGTAGGCGCCCCGACATGGGAAGCGCTGTCGGGTAAGCCCGTTAGCACCACCGTCTGGGAGCGGGTACCCGACGTGCAACACGTCCTGCTCGGGCAAAGTGCCGATCTCGTCGTCGTGGCACCCGCCACCGCCAACCTGCTCGGCAAGGCCGCCGCAGGACTTGCGGACGACCTGCTCACCACCACTTTGCTCACTGCCCACGGCCCGGTGGTCATGGCCCCCGCGATGCACACCGAGATGTGGCAGCACCCCGCCACCGAGGCCAACGTCGCGACTCTGCGCCGACGCGGTGTTCGGGTGATCGAACCTGACGTCGGACGGCTGACCGGGTCGGACTCAGGTCCGGGTCGGCTGCCCGAACCCGCTCAGATCGTTGCCGAGTGCCGTGCGGCGCTCGGTTCCGCCCACGATCTCGCCGGGCGCCGGATCCTGATCTCGGCGGGTGGCACCCGGGAACCCATCGACCCCGTGCGATTTCTCGGTAACCGCTCCAGCGGCCGGATGGGCTGGGCGCTGGCGCGAACAGCGGTCGCTCGAGGCGCAGAAGTCACAGTGGTTGCCGCGAATGTGTCACTGCCGACCCCCGCGAATGTCGACCGAACCGACGTGATCACCGCCGCCGATCTGCATGAGGAGATGCGCGCCCGGCAGGCGGACCACGACATCGTCGTCATGTGTGCTGCCGTAGCGGACTTTCGGCCCCGCACCGTCAGCGACGCCAAGTTGAAGAAGGGCTCGGACTCCGAGCCACAGTCGATCGAGTTGGAGCGGACTCCCGACGTCCTGGCCGATCTCGTCACCCACCGTTCGCCCGGCCAGGTCATCGTCGGATTCGCCGCCGAGACAGGTGACTCGAACGCCGACGCATTGACGCATGCGCGGGCCAAGTTGGCGGCCAAGGGGTGCGACTTCCTCGTCGTCAACGATGTCGGCGGCGGTTCGGTGTTCGGCGCCGATGACAATGAGGTGGTGGTCCTCGACGCGACGGGCGCGGCGGTGACCATCGACCGAGCGGACAAGACCCGAATCGCCGACTCCGTCTGGGATCGGCTCCTCGCAGTATCTGCGGGTTGA
- the mihF gene encoding integration host factor, actinobacterial type, producing MTPPVPPPLTAAERSGARDRALVARRTRAEVKAKVRAGYLSFSQVVDIAFTDTEQGRAVARMTVGELLLALPGVGPTTADRRLVELGINGDRRLRALGERQRSQLVAVFW from the coding sequence GTGACCCCGCCGGTGCCACCTCCGCTCACCGCAGCAGAGCGCAGCGGTGCCCGTGACCGGGCACTGGTGGCCAGACGCACGAGGGCGGAGGTCAAGGCCAAGGTCAGGGCCGGGTACCTGTCCTTCTCACAAGTGGTCGACATCGCGTTCACGGACACCGAACAGGGCCGGGCGGTCGCGCGGATGACTGTCGGTGAACTCCTCCTGGCCCTCCCCGGTGTCGGACCCACCACTGCCGACCGACGGCTGGTGGAATTGGGGATCAACGGCGACCGCAGGCTGCGGGCGCTCGGTGAGCGTCAGCGCAGCCAACTGGTGGCGGTGTTCTGGTGA
- the pyrF gene encoding orotidine-5'-phosphate decarboxylase has protein sequence MSPALAVALDTTSVDTATEWAAAVAPHVDVLKVGLEFYLRHGASGVAQVRRAAPECGLFLDLKLHDIPATVAGGARAVAALAPDFLTVHASGGATMVGAAAEALPNTRIAAVTLLTSLAPTDLLALRLPPADELVVQWAHVAVTAGARALVSSALEVAALRVEFPGDVRLITPGIRPAGGQAQDQSRVATPQAAVGWGSDVLVVGRPITAAAAPAAAAAAIAAEIRAAS, from the coding sequence ATGAGCCCGGCACTGGCCGTCGCACTCGACACGACCTCGGTCGACACGGCAACTGAGTGGGCTGCCGCCGTGGCCCCGCACGTCGACGTCCTCAAGGTCGGTTTGGAGTTCTACCTGCGCCACGGAGCCTCCGGGGTCGCGCAGGTGCGTCGGGCGGCCCCGGAATGCGGGCTGTTCCTCGATCTGAAGCTGCATGACATTCCGGCCACGGTCGCAGGAGGTGCCCGAGCGGTCGCCGCCCTGGCCCCCGACTTCCTCACAGTGCACGCGTCCGGTGGCGCCACGATGGTCGGTGCCGCTGCGGAGGCCCTACCGAACACGCGCATCGCGGCCGTGACGCTGCTGACCTCGCTGGCCCCGACGGACCTGCTCGCTTTGCGCCTGCCGCCCGCAGATGAACTGGTCGTGCAGTGGGCGCACGTCGCCGTGACAGCGGGCGCCCGGGCTCTCGTGTCGTCGGCGCTCGAAGTGGCGGCGCTACGCGTGGAGTTCCCCGGCGATGTCCGGCTGATCACCCCCGGTATCCGCCCGGCCGGTGGTCAGGCGCAGGACCAGAGCCGGGTCGCGACCCCCCAGGCCGCAGTCGGCTGGGGATCCGACGTCCTCGTGGTCGGCCGTCCCATCACCGCAGCTGCCGCTCCCGCTGCCGCCGCGGCGGCTATCGCGGCCGAGATCCGGGCCGCATCGTGA
- the carB gene encoding carbamoyl-phosphate synthase large subunit has product MPLRDDISSVLVIGSGPIVIGQACEFDYSGTQACRVLKDEGLRVILVNSNPATIMTDPEFADATYVEPITVDMVEQIIAKERPDALLPTLGGQTALNTAIALSKAGVLDTYGVELIGADIDAIERGENREVFKTIVSSIGAESARSRICHTLDECFAAVEELGYPVVVRPSFTMGGAGSGFAHTADELRQIAGAGLLASPTTEVLLEESILGWKEYELELMRDHNDNVVVICSIENLDPMGVHTGDSITVAPALTLTDREYQRLRDIGIDIIRAVGVDTGGCNIQFAVNPTDGRIIVIEMNPRVSRSSALASKATGFPIAKIAARLAVGYSLDEIPNDITAETPASFEPALDYIVVKVPRFAFEKFPNADDRLTTTMKSVGEAMAIGRNFTEALQKALRSMERADAEFSWCGDPVADPHALLAQAATPRDGRLRLVQQALRGGATVAEAHQATGIDPWFLDQIVVLNDIADELRAATVMQPDLVRIAKRNGFSDRQIGEILDLGEDVVRGVRHALGVRPVYKTVDTCAAEFAARTPYHYSSYDEETEVEPGLRPKVLILGSGPNRIGQGIEFDYSCVHASLTLREHGYETVMINCNPETVSTDYDTSDRLYFEPLTLEDVLEVYHAESVSGEVAGVIVQLGGQTPLGLAQSLKDLGLPVVGTSPESIHLAEDRGSFGRVLLRAGLPAPRHGTALSFTEARDIAHEIGYPVLVRPSYVLGGRGMEIVYDDAMLADYLDRATQINPEHPVLIDRFLDDAIEIDVDALYDGTDLYLGGVMEHIEEAGIHSGDSACSLPPITLGHAEIERIRRSTIAIADGVGVRGLLNVQYALAGDVLYVLEANPRASRTVPFVSKATAVPLAKAAARVMMGETIAELRADGTLPATGDGGTLPIGAPIAVKEAVLPFGRFHGVDTVLGPEMRSTGEVMGIDSSFGTAFAKSQSGAYSGGLPTSGRILVSVANRDKRSMIFPIKRLADLGFDIAATEGTAEILRRNGLKVSVLRKHREGPGPDGEPTTVQAINSGDVALIVNTPFGVGTRLDGYEIRTAAVTHSVPCMTTTAGLAAAVQGIEAARDAQVGVRSLQEHAADIARLRAGTA; this is encoded by the coding sequence ATGCCACTGCGTGACGACATCTCGTCGGTGCTGGTGATCGGCTCGGGGCCCATCGTCATCGGACAGGCCTGCGAGTTCGACTACTCGGGCACACAGGCGTGCCGGGTTCTCAAGGACGAGGGTCTGCGCGTGATCCTCGTCAACAGCAACCCGGCCACCATCATGACCGACCCGGAGTTCGCCGACGCCACGTACGTCGAACCCATCACCGTGGACATGGTCGAGCAGATCATCGCCAAGGAGCGTCCGGACGCACTCCTACCGACGCTCGGCGGGCAGACCGCGCTGAACACCGCCATCGCACTGTCCAAGGCCGGGGTGCTCGACACCTACGGTGTCGAACTCATCGGTGCCGACATCGATGCGATCGAGCGCGGCGAGAACCGGGAGGTGTTCAAGACCATCGTGTCCTCCATCGGAGCGGAGTCCGCGCGCAGCCGCATCTGCCACACCCTCGATGAGTGCTTCGCGGCAGTGGAGGAGTTGGGCTACCCGGTGGTCGTACGACCTTCGTTCACGATGGGCGGGGCCGGATCCGGTTTCGCCCACACGGCCGACGAACTCAGGCAGATCGCCGGCGCCGGACTGCTCGCGAGCCCCACCACCGAAGTGCTGCTCGAGGAGTCGATCCTCGGGTGGAAGGAATACGAACTCGAGCTCATGCGGGACCACAACGACAACGTGGTCGTCATCTGTTCGATCGAGAACCTCGACCCCATGGGCGTTCACACCGGCGACTCCATCACCGTCGCGCCCGCCCTTACGCTCACAGACCGCGAATACCAGCGGCTGCGCGACATCGGCATCGACATCATCCGTGCGGTCGGTGTCGACACCGGAGGGTGCAACATCCAGTTCGCGGTCAATCCGACCGACGGGCGGATCATCGTCATCGAGATGAACCCCCGTGTCTCCCGATCCAGTGCCCTGGCCAGCAAGGCCACGGGATTCCCGATCGCCAAGATCGCTGCCCGACTGGCCGTCGGGTACAGCTTGGACGAGATCCCCAACGACATCACTGCGGAGACTCCGGCCTCGTTCGAACCCGCTCTGGATTACATCGTCGTCAAAGTGCCGCGGTTCGCTTTTGAGAAGTTCCCCAACGCGGATGACCGCCTGACCACCACCATGAAGAGTGTCGGCGAAGCCATGGCCATCGGACGCAACTTCACCGAGGCCCTGCAGAAGGCCCTGCGGTCAATGGAACGCGCTGACGCGGAGTTCAGTTGGTGTGGCGATCCGGTCGCCGATCCACACGCACTGCTCGCGCAGGCGGCAACCCCACGCGATGGGCGGCTGCGGCTCGTGCAGCAGGCCCTGCGAGGTGGGGCCACGGTCGCCGAGGCCCATCAGGCGACGGGGATCGACCCTTGGTTCCTCGACCAGATCGTCGTGCTCAACGACATCGCCGATGAGTTGCGCGCGGCCACCGTCATGCAGCCGGATCTGGTCCGCATCGCCAAGCGCAACGGATTCTCCGATCGCCAGATCGGCGAGATCCTCGACCTCGGCGAAGACGTCGTGCGCGGTGTGCGCCACGCGCTGGGCGTACGTCCGGTCTACAAGACCGTCGACACCTGCGCCGCGGAGTTCGCCGCCCGCACGCCGTACCACTACTCCTCCTATGACGAGGAAACCGAGGTGGAGCCCGGACTTCGCCCGAAGGTACTGATCCTGGGAAGCGGACCCAACCGCATCGGACAGGGCATCGAGTTCGACTACTCGTGCGTGCACGCGTCCTTGACGCTGCGCGAGCACGGCTACGAGACCGTCATGATCAACTGCAACCCCGAGACCGTGTCCACCGACTACGACACGTCCGACCGGCTGTATTTCGAGCCCTTGACCCTCGAAGATGTTCTCGAGGTCTACCACGCCGAATCCGTCAGCGGCGAGGTCGCCGGTGTCATCGTCCAACTCGGGGGCCAAACGCCGCTCGGCCTGGCTCAGTCGTTGAAGGATCTCGGGCTGCCCGTGGTCGGCACGTCGCCTGAGTCCATCCACCTCGCCGAGGATCGCGGTTCGTTCGGACGGGTCCTGCTGCGCGCCGGGCTGCCGGCTCCCCGTCACGGCACTGCCCTGTCCTTCACCGAGGCCCGCGACATCGCCCACGAGATCGGGTATCCGGTCCTGGTGCGACCGTCGTATGTTCTCGGTGGCCGCGGCATGGAGATCGTCTACGACGACGCCATGCTGGCCGACTACCTCGACCGGGCCACCCAGATCAACCCCGAACACCCGGTGCTCATCGACCGGTTCCTCGACGACGCCATCGAGATCGATGTCGACGCCCTCTACGACGGCACCGACCTGTACCTCGGCGGTGTGATGGAACACATCGAGGAGGCCGGCATCCACTCCGGCGACTCGGCCTGCTCACTGCCACCGATCACGCTCGGTCACGCCGAGATCGAGCGGATCCGACGCTCCACGATCGCCATCGCCGACGGTGTCGGGGTCCGCGGCCTGCTGAACGTCCAGTACGCCCTGGCCGGCGACGTGCTGTACGTCCTCGAAGCCAACCCGCGCGCGTCCCGCACGGTCCCATTCGTCTCCAAGGCAACGGCGGTTCCGCTGGCCAAGGCGGCTGCCCGCGTGATGATGGGCGAGACCATCGCCGAACTGCGCGCCGACGGCACCTTGCCCGCCACAGGTGACGGCGGCACGTTGCCGATCGGGGCGCCCATCGCCGTCAAAGAGGCCGTGCTCCCATTCGGCCGCTTCCACGGGGTCGACACCGTACTCGGCCCCGAGATGCGCTCGACCGGTGAGGTCATGGGGATCGACTCCTCGTTCGGGACCGCTTTCGCCAAGTCCCAGTCGGGTGCCTACAGCGGTGGCCTTCCGACCAGTGGCCGCATCCTGGTCAGTGTCGCCAACCGGGACAAGCGGTCCATGATCTTCCCGATCAAGCGGCTGGCCGATCTGGGGTTCGACATCGCCGCGACCGAGGGCACCGCCGAGATCCTGCGCCGCAACGGGCTGAAGGTCTCGGTGCTGCGCAAGCACCGTGAGGGCCCGGGACCCGACGGAGAGCCCACCACGGTGCAAGCCATCAACTCCGGCGACGTCGCGTTGATCGTCAACACGCCCTTCGGGGTCGGCACCCGCCTCGACGGATACGAGATCCGCACCGCGGCCGTCACTCACTCAGTTCCGTGCATGACCACCACAGCCGGGCTCGCGGCGGCCGTCCAGGGCATCGAGGCCGCCCGAGATGCGCAGGTGGGGGTCCGCTCCCTGCAGGAACACGCCGCCGATATCGCCCGGCTGCGAGCCGGGACCGCGTGA